A window from Corynebacterium urealyticum DSM 7109 encodes these proteins:
- a CDS encoding metal ABC transporter ATP-binding protein has translation MSISVQNLSVSYGANTAIRNISFTLDSPGMHGIIGPNGSGKSTLMKAMLQILDKHNVHGTSTTGTPADYPVTLDGKAPAEQRRAIAYIEQRSDLDRNFPTSVFDTVLMGTYPRLGLFHRPGKTEREAATQALKDVDMWDFRHRHISELSGGQFQRVLFARAIVQDAEYIFLDEPFVGIDVPSEKTIVTLLRQMADAGKHVVVVHHDMNTVRDYYDDLIVLNGELVAAGPTEEVFVPDVLQKAFGALVIREPSAPAHPTPRQAALQEETA, from the coding sequence ATGAGTATTAGCGTCCAGAACTTGAGCGTGAGCTACGGCGCGAACACCGCGATTCGGAACATCAGCTTCACCCTCGACTCCCCCGGCATGCACGGCATCATCGGCCCCAATGGCTCGGGCAAATCCACCCTCATGAAGGCGATGCTTCAGATCCTGGACAAACACAACGTCCACGGCACAAGCACCACCGGCACCCCTGCCGACTACCCCGTCACCCTCGACGGCAAGGCCCCCGCCGAGCAGCGCCGCGCAATCGCGTATATCGAGCAGCGCTCTGACCTCGACCGCAACTTCCCCACCAGCGTCTTCGACACCGTCCTGATGGGCACTTACCCGCGACTGGGGCTCTTCCACCGCCCCGGCAAGACCGAACGCGAAGCAGCCACCCAGGCTCTCAAGGACGTCGACATGTGGGACTTCCGCCACCGCCACATCAGCGAACTCTCGGGCGGACAGTTCCAGCGCGTCCTCTTTGCCCGCGCCATCGTCCAGGACGCGGAGTACATCTTCCTGGACGAGCCCTTCGTCGGCATCGACGTCCCCAGCGAGAAGACGATCGTGACCCTGCTGCGGCAGATGGCGGACGCGGGCAAGCACGTCGTCGTCGTGCACCACGACATGAACACGGTGCGCGACTACTACGACGACCTCATCGTCCTCAACGGCGAGCTCGTCGCGGCGGGTCCCACCGAGGAGGTCTTCGTCCCCGACGTGCTGCAGAAGGCCTTCGGCGCGCTCGTCATCCGCGAGCCGTCAGCACCAGCCCACCCCACGCCACGGCAGGCAGCTCTTCAGGAGGAGACAGCATGA
- a CDS encoding S1 family peptidase yields the protein MQRTTRTHARHHRTLRGRILRGAAGLLASLGIAAGLGVGTAGQAAANPMGSLDAALTATGQPGPHRVPGHYFTSPTAPAAQQRIKPRALLGPSTPIMVGDSICTLSVTGIDAAGNKVGITAAHCGVPGSPVRSLDAPEAGVIGKVVKFGNLDYSVIRLRPDVQLTRNYGRVALNRSGGPAPAVPNAACKTGVATGTKCGPVLGHLGQTFVSHICASLGDSGAPVYAGGRLVGILNGGFQPLPSCTTPLQGPLHSPAVSTTWDAIAADMNALGGSGAGFRLP from the coding sequence ATGCAGCGCACCACCCGGACCCATGCCCGCCACCACCGCACCCTGCGCGGGCGCATCCTGCGAGGTGCTGCGGGTCTGCTCGCCAGCCTCGGCATCGCTGCCGGGCTGGGCGTCGGCACGGCCGGGCAGGCGGCGGCCAACCCGATGGGCTCCCTCGACGCAGCGCTCACGGCCACCGGCCAGCCAGGCCCACACCGTGTGCCGGGGCACTACTTCACCTCGCCCACCGCGCCGGCTGCCCAGCAGCGCATCAAGCCCCGCGCTCTGCTGGGGCCATCCACCCCGATCATGGTGGGCGACAGCATCTGCACCCTCTCTGTGACGGGTATTGATGCCGCGGGCAACAAGGTGGGAATCACCGCCGCTCACTGTGGCGTGCCGGGGAGCCCGGTGCGCTCCCTCGACGCCCCCGAGGCCGGTGTGATCGGCAAGGTCGTGAAGTTCGGCAACCTGGACTACTCCGTCATCCGCCTGCGCCCCGACGTGCAGCTGACCCGGAACTACGGTCGCGTGGCGCTGAACCGTAGCGGTGGCCCGGCGCCTGCTGTGCCGAATGCAGCCTGCAAGACCGGTGTGGCCACCGGCACCAAGTGTGGGCCGGTGCTGGGGCATCTTGGCCAGACCTTCGTGAGCCACATCTGCGCCTCCCTCGGGGACTCCGGCGCACCCGTCTACGCGGGTGGTCGCCTGGTCGGCATCCTCAACGGTGGCTTCCAGCCGCTGCCGAGCTGCACCACCCCGCTGCAGGGCCCGCTGCACTCCCCGGCAGTGTCCACCACCTGGGATGCCATCGCAGCGGACATGAACGCGCTCGGCGGTTCCGGCGCGGGCTTCCGCCTGCCCTAA
- a CDS encoding chorismate mutase has translation MNPGIGEGPEVPAKGFEVRMPSGTDDPLSDEEIQKYRQEINRMDRTIIDAIHRRSAVSKAIGKTRLGSGGTRLVYTREVAIINQFREEFGSEGVEIAKALLQLGRGRLG, from the coding sequence ATGAACCCTGGCATCGGGGAGGGGCCGGAGGTTCCGGCTAAGGGCTTCGAGGTGCGCATGCCCTCCGGTACCGATGATCCGCTCTCCGATGAGGAGATTCAGAAGTATCGCCAGGAGATCAACCGGATGGATCGGACGATCATTGATGCGATCCACCGCCGTTCCGCCGTCTCGAAGGCCATCGGCAAGACTCGCCTGGGCTCCGGCGGTACTCGCCTGGTCTATACCCGCGAGGTGGCGATCATTAACCAGTTCCGTGAGGAGTTCGGCTCCGAGGGCGTGGAGATCGCCAAGGCGCTGCTGCAGCTCGGCCGTGGTCGGCTGGGCTAA
- a CDS encoding UvrD-helicase domain-containing protein, producing MAAGSPFDRRHAPDNREQLLAGLNPQQKEAVQHTGSPLLIVAGAGSGKTSVLTRRIAWLLSTGVAPWQILAITFTNKAAAEMRERVADLVGPAAERMWVSTFHSMCVRILRSNAHLVAGLNTNFTIYDSDDSKRLITMVIKDHNLDVKEFAPRGVLSTISNWKNELVGPTAAKAEADADSNFHKQTVASLYADYQKRLRAANAVDFDDLIGEVVGILRNNPQVAEHYRRRFRHVLVDEYQDTNHAQYVLVSTLVGEEGSGGGELAVVGDADQSIYAFRGATIRNIEEFERDYPNAHTILLEQNYRSTQTILSAANAVIDRNTERRPKKLWTDLGQGEKIAGYVADNEHDEARFIAGEIDRLVDEGVAYGDISIMYRTNNASRALEDVLMRSGLPYKVVGGTRFYERKEIRDIVSYLKVLDNPEDTVALRRIINTPRRGIGDRALAQVTVHAEAQGVSFAQGLRDAAEDKVARLGGRGRNAIAGFLSMMDGLRKTVEDAELRASDGSPLGLPDLGAIIAAIVEQSGYRAELEKSNDPQDQTRLDNVNELISVGHEFSQEAAHQKAYEEMPAGKAVQPEVQLTQDVADAMLDEGEAPLGSVQAFLERVSLVADADQIPEEGAGQITLMTLHTAKGLEFPVVFLTGWEDGQFPHMRALSDPTELAEERRLAYVGITRAKEKLYICRAITRSGWGAPVNNPPSRFLSEVPEELVEWLREEPDWSGSWGSGGYADGSSFGGGSGYSGGWGRSGGWGSGGSGSYGSRSGGFDGGRTYGAGRAGSGFSSAGSGSGGASGGNSTGFRPGKAAGKGAAAKAKKKPTDRSGKPLELAVGDRVNHDKYGLGTVKSVDGVGSHTTVMIDFGSRGTVRLMLFGGVPMEKL from the coding sequence ATGGCAGCGGGAAGTCCCTTCGACCGCCGCCACGCGCCGGACAACCGTGAGCAACTGCTGGCCGGGTTAAACCCGCAGCAGAAGGAAGCCGTGCAGCACACCGGCAGCCCGCTGCTCATCGTCGCGGGCGCGGGATCCGGGAAAACCAGCGTGCTGACCCGCCGCATCGCCTGGCTGCTGTCCACCGGTGTTGCGCCCTGGCAGATCCTCGCTATCACCTTCACCAATAAGGCTGCGGCGGAGATGCGCGAGCGCGTTGCGGACCTCGTTGGTCCCGCCGCTGAGCGGATGTGGGTATCCACCTTCCACTCCATGTGCGTGCGCATCCTGCGCAGCAACGCCCACCTCGTGGCGGGGCTGAACACCAACTTCACGATCTATGACTCGGATGACTCCAAGCGCCTGATCACCATGGTCATCAAGGACCACAACCTGGACGTCAAGGAGTTCGCGCCCCGCGGCGTGCTCTCCACGATCAGCAACTGGAAGAACGAGCTCGTCGGGCCTACTGCTGCGAAGGCCGAGGCGGACGCGGACAGCAACTTCCACAAGCAGACCGTTGCTTCGCTGTACGCGGATTACCAAAAGCGCCTGCGGGCGGCGAACGCCGTGGACTTCGACGACCTGATCGGCGAGGTCGTCGGCATCCTGCGCAATAACCCGCAGGTCGCCGAACACTACCGCCGCCGCTTCCGCCACGTGCTCGTCGACGAGTACCAGGACACCAACCACGCGCAATATGTGCTGGTCTCCACCCTCGTCGGCGAGGAGGGAAGCGGTGGTGGCGAACTCGCCGTAGTGGGTGATGCAGACCAGTCCATCTACGCCTTCCGTGGCGCGACGATCCGCAATATCGAGGAATTCGAGCGCGACTACCCGAACGCCCACACCATCCTTCTGGAGCAGAACTACCGCTCCACGCAGACCATTCTCTCCGCGGCGAACGCCGTGATCGACCGCAATACCGAGCGGCGACCCAAGAAGCTGTGGACCGACCTCGGTCAGGGCGAGAAGATCGCCGGTTACGTGGCGGATAACGAGCACGACGAGGCCCGCTTCATCGCAGGCGAGATCGACCGGCTCGTCGACGAAGGGGTGGCCTACGGGGACATCTCCATCATGTACCGCACCAACAACGCCTCCCGCGCGTTGGAGGACGTGCTCATGCGCTCCGGGCTGCCGTACAAGGTGGTGGGCGGCACCCGCTTTTACGAGCGCAAGGAGATCCGCGACATCGTTTCCTACCTCAAGGTGCTCGATAACCCGGAGGACACGGTCGCGCTGCGCCGCATCATCAACACCCCGCGGCGAGGCATCGGCGACCGGGCGCTCGCGCAGGTCACCGTCCACGCCGAAGCGCAGGGCGTGAGCTTCGCGCAGGGGCTGCGCGACGCCGCTGAGGACAAGGTCGCCCGGCTCGGCGGGCGTGGTCGCAACGCCATCGCGGGCTTCCTCAGCATGATGGACGGCTTGCGAAAGACGGTCGAGGACGCGGAACTGCGCGCCTCCGACGGCAGTCCGCTGGGCCTGCCGGACCTGGGCGCGATCATCGCCGCCATCGTGGAGCAGAGCGGCTACCGGGCCGAGCTGGAGAAGTCTAATGATCCGCAGGATCAGACCAGGCTGGATAACGTCAACGAGTTGATCAGCGTGGGCCACGAGTTCAGCCAGGAGGCGGCCCACCAGAAGGCCTACGAGGAGATGCCCGCCGGGAAGGCGGTGCAGCCCGAGGTGCAGCTCACACAGGACGTCGCCGACGCGATGCTGGACGAGGGCGAGGCCCCGCTGGGCAGCGTGCAGGCCTTCCTGGAACGGGTCAGCCTGGTCGCTGATGCCGACCAGATCCCTGAGGAGGGCGCAGGCCAGATCACGCTGATGACCTTGCACACCGCCAAGGGGCTGGAGTTTCCGGTCGTCTTCCTCACCGGCTGGGAGGACGGCCAGTTCCCGCACATGCGTGCGCTGAGCGACCCGACGGAGCTCGCCGAGGAACGCCGCCTGGCCTACGTGGGCATTACCCGCGCGAAGGAAAAGCTCTACATCTGCCGCGCGATCACCCGTTCCGGCTGGGGTGCGCCCGTGAACAACCCTCCCTCGCGCTTCCTCTCCGAGGTGCCGGAGGAACTGGTGGAGTGGCTCCGCGAGGAGCCGGATTGGTCCGGCTCGTGGGGCAGTGGCGGCTATGCCGATGGCTCAAGCTTCGGCGGCGGCTCTGGCTACTCGGGAGGCTGGGGTCGCTCCGGGGGATGGGGCTCCGGTGGTTCTGGCAGCTACGGCAGCCGGAGTGGCGGTTTCGATGGCGGGCGGACCTACGGTGCAGGCCGTGCGGGATCAGGCTTTAGCTCCGCGGGCAGCGGCTCTGGTGGCGCGTCCGGCGGCAACTCCACCGGTTTCCGTCCGGGCAAAGCTGCGGGTAAGGGCGCGGCAGCGAAGGCTAAGAAGAAGCCCACCGACCGCAGCGGCAAGCCCCTGGAGCTGGCCGTGGGTGACCGGGTTAACCACGACAAGTACGGCCTTGGCACCGTCAAGAGCGTCGATGGGGTGGGCAGCCACACCACCGTCATGATTGACTTCGGCAGCCGTGGCACCGTGCGGCTCATGCTCTTCGGCGGCGTGCCGATGGAGAAGCTCTAG
- a CDS encoding M23 family metallopeptidase, which yields MQKTSSTRRVGQHRKVDNSAKRRLALVAVATGAVSTAGAAGATAGAQQANSATPADGSIELAADSSFLAQEAEGSSAADAPRILEVPQLQETTADLSAQLSSALEFAKQRAAADAASRAPQAAKPAEGSFTSGFGARWGTNHNGVDIANAIGTAILAVKDGTVIDAGPASGFGNWVRIKHDNGDITVYGHIATIDVSVGDRVTAGQKIAGMGNEGFSTGSHLHFEIHPNGSGPIDPVPWLRNLGIEL from the coding sequence GTGCAGAAGACCTCCAGCACCCGGCGCGTTGGGCAGCACCGCAAGGTAGATAACAGCGCCAAGCGCCGTCTCGCATTGGTCGCCGTTGCAACGGGTGCCGTATCCACGGCTGGCGCTGCAGGCGCAACCGCTGGCGCTCAGCAGGCAAACTCCGCTACCCCAGCTGATGGCTCCATCGAGCTGGCGGCTGACTCCTCCTTCCTGGCCCAGGAGGCCGAGGGCAGCTCCGCAGCTGATGCGCCGCGCATCCTGGAGGTCCCGCAGCTGCAGGAGACCACCGCCGACCTGTCCGCACAGCTCTCCTCCGCTCTGGAGTTCGCGAAGCAGCGCGCTGCCGCTGACGCCGCATCCCGCGCCCCACAGGCTGCTAAGCCTGCCGAGGGGTCCTTCACCTCCGGTTTCGGTGCTCGCTGGGGCACCAACCACAACGGCGTGGACATCGCTAACGCCATCGGCACCGCGATCCTCGCAGTCAAGGACGGCACCGTCATCGACGCAGGCCCGGCTTCCGGTTTCGGCAACTGGGTGCGCATCAAGCACGACAATGGTGACATCACCGTCTACGGCCACATCGCCACCATCGACGTCTCCGTCGGTGACCGCGTGACCGCCGGCCAGAAGATCGCCGGCATGGGCAACGAGGGCTTCTCCACCGGCTCGCACCTGCACTTCGAGATCCACCCGAACGGCTCCGGCCCGATCGACCCGGTGCCGTGGCTGCGGAACCTCGGCATCGAGCTCTAG
- a CDS encoding DUF6350 family protein has product MSRQADNPRSRPRRSAARQAGRRPAGPHRRPPARPSSIQAAPAGRSAAGQSSQDRFHRSERGERTVPRTGQRQQPGRGAGLKHRWALWRPHIKRFLPSLLANHGVTIAIALTFAVIVGIGAKFSMVPSVLASVWMVANAAPLKMQGVELGFVPLLPAIAVILGHSRRITKALGDKVSVRGLRVFAALGIGLPMVLTFIAWLMLLDAGRVFDVQAPHLGRALLNTFLVNGLAVAIGMRGRIWRALLMRRHWPTWPVESVRLGRNFLGWMCVAGLLGVVIALIGNWSAARAAYEIAPGFWPGVGMTLLALLYLPNIVIGAAAVLLGGEYNLGFGLFSLFNITNVELPPLPILAAAPNAPIPGGPFLLAIPAIVAVATVYRFVRQRSYVESPVFTGLGAGVAALVFAFIGAWLARGVLGTVGITGPLPWLAAVEAGGWLLLPATVLMWFLARAGATVTEAVPADEVASAEDAEREDAEYEDDDADYDGEDASDDGDVAATDIADDQDVENEDADDGDVAADDAEDEDAASNNVDAAADDVAENAEGEAETVAAEEDEENDETDNADLEDQTDADGENSEIEENEEN; this is encoded by the coding sequence GTGAGTAGACAAGCCGACAACCCCCGTTCCAGACCGCGCCGCAGTGCTGCCCGCCAGGCAGGACGCCGCCCGGCCGGCCCCCACCGGCGCCCGCCGGCACGTCCGTCGTCTATTCAGGCCGCTCCGGCCGGGCGCTCCGCGGCAGGTCAAAGCTCTCAGGACCGTTTCCACCGTTCGGAACGCGGCGAGCGTACCGTCCCACGCACGGGCCAGCGACAGCAGCCGGGAAGGGGGGCGGGGCTGAAGCACCGTTGGGCGTTGTGGCGCCCCCATATCAAGCGTTTCCTTCCCTCCCTGCTGGCCAACCACGGGGTCACGATCGCGATCGCCCTGACCTTCGCAGTGATCGTGGGAATTGGTGCGAAATTCTCGATGGTGCCCAGCGTCCTCGCCAGCGTCTGGATGGTGGCGAACGCCGCCCCGCTGAAAATGCAGGGTGTGGAGCTGGGATTCGTCCCACTGCTCCCCGCGATTGCCGTGATCCTCGGCCACTCCCGCCGCATCACGAAGGCGCTGGGGGATAAGGTCAGCGTCCGGGGCTTAAGGGTCTTCGCCGCTCTCGGTATTGGTCTGCCGATGGTGCTGACCTTTATCGCTTGGCTCATGCTCCTGGATGCAGGTCGTGTCTTCGACGTCCAGGCGCCCCACCTGGGGCGGGCGCTGTTGAACACCTTCCTCGTTAACGGGCTGGCCGTGGCTATCGGGATGCGGGGGCGCATCTGGCGGGCCCTGCTGATGCGCCGCCACTGGCCGACCTGGCCCGTGGAGTCCGTCCGCCTGGGTCGGAACTTCCTGGGCTGGATGTGTGTCGCCGGCCTCCTGGGCGTCGTGATCGCCCTGATCGGCAACTGGTCCGCCGCCAGGGCGGCTTATGAGATCGCGCCGGGCTTCTGGCCAGGCGTGGGGATGACCCTCCTGGCACTGCTCTACCTGCCGAACATCGTCATCGGGGCGGCAGCCGTCTTACTGGGCGGGGAGTACAACCTCGGCTTTGGTCTATTTAGCCTGTTCAATATCACCAACGTGGAGCTGCCCCCGCTGCCGATCCTGGCCGCCGCCCCAAATGCCCCCATCCCGGGTGGGCCGTTCCTGCTGGCGATCCCGGCGATCGTCGCCGTGGCCACCGTCTACCGCTTCGTGCGTCAGCGCAGCTACGTGGAGTCCCCGGTCTTCACGGGCCTGGGAGCTGGCGTCGCTGCCTTGGTGTTTGCCTTCATTGGTGCGTGGTTGGCACGCGGAGTGCTGGGCACCGTCGGCATCACCGGGCCGCTGCCGTGGCTCGCCGCCGTGGAGGCGGGTGGCTGGTTGCTGCTGCCCGCTACGGTGCTGATGTGGTTCCTTGCCCGCGCCGGTGCCACGGTGACCGAGGCCGTCCCGGCCGACGAGGTCGCTTCTGCCGAGGACGCCGAGCGCGAAGACGCCGAGTACGAGGACGATGACGCTGACTACGACGGCGAGGACGCCTCCGATGACGGAGATGTTGCCGCAACCGACATCGCCGATGATCAGGACGTCGAAAACGAAGATGCCGACGACGGGGACGTCGCCGCGGATGACGCTGAGGACGAAGACGCCGCCTCCAACAACGTGGACGCTGCCGCGGATGACGTCGCTGAGAACGCTGAGGGCGAGGCCGAGACCGTCGCCGCCGAAGAAGACGAAGAAAACGATGAGACCGACAACGCGGACCTCGAAGACCAGACCGACGCCGACGGCGAGAACAGCGAGATCGAGGAGAACGAGGAGAACTAA